From Cellulomonas fimi ATCC 484, a single genomic window includes:
- a CDS encoding branched-chain amino acid ABC transporter permease, which yields MSLLPSRPGVPRTVAVALLGALAAVAGTFLLDPYRNYQLALVAAYLCATAGLTVLVGLSGQLSLGHAALMAAGGYGYALTAGALPDAPGALRVAAGLLGGAVLSGAVGLLLGLAGARLHGPYLAGLTLTLVVALPAIASSVRALGGDQGVRAPLEPVPDALRRVIALEQWHAWVAILVTAAVLGVLHVLVRGRTGLRLRAVRDDATAAALAGIAPGRAKVLAFVVSSVAAGLGGAVLAVVTQTVAPGGYGLATSLLLLVAVVVGGLGSLRGAAAGAVLVVLLPWLVGTVVDALPVPGELAQRLDGNLALLVFGLLLVVLMAAAPTGLAGAWDAARARRRAARAAATAPRGTTAPAAPAAPAPGSAAPPRADVTAGSPLSGTESEG from the coding sequence ATGAGCCTGCTGCCGTCCCGTCCCGGGGTGCCGCGCACCGTCGCCGTGGCGCTGCTCGGGGCCCTCGCCGCGGTCGCGGGGACGTTCCTGCTCGACCCCTACCGCAACTACCAGCTCGCGCTCGTGGCGGCGTACCTGTGCGCCACAGCCGGGCTGACCGTCCTCGTCGGCCTGTCGGGGCAGCTCTCGCTCGGGCACGCCGCGCTCATGGCCGCGGGCGGCTACGGGTACGCGCTGACGGCCGGGGCGCTGCCGGACGCACCCGGCGCGCTGCGCGTGGCCGCCGGCTTGCTCGGTGGCGCGGTGCTCTCGGGGGCGGTGGGCCTGCTGCTCGGCCTCGCCGGGGCGCGGCTGCACGGCCCGTACCTCGCCGGGCTGACCCTCACCCTCGTCGTGGCGCTGCCCGCGATCGCGTCGAGCGTGCGCGCGCTCGGGGGCGACCAGGGGGTGCGAGCCCCGCTCGAGCCTGTGCCGGACGCGCTGCGGCGCGTGATCGCGCTCGAGCAGTGGCACGCATGGGTCGCGATCCTCGTGACGGCGGCCGTGCTGGGCGTCCTGCACGTCCTCGTCCGCGGCCGCACGGGGCTCCGGCTGCGCGCGGTGCGGGACGACGCGACGGCCGCCGCGCTCGCCGGCATCGCCCCCGGACGGGCCAAGGTCCTCGCGTTCGTGGTCAGCTCCGTCGCGGCGGGCCTGGGCGGTGCCGTCCTGGCCGTCGTCACGCAGACCGTCGCCCCGGGCGGGTACGGCCTCGCGACGTCGCTGCTGCTGCTCGTCGCCGTCGTCGTCGGCGGGCTCGGCTCGTTGCGCGGCGCGGCCGCCGGTGCGGTCCTCGTCGTGCTGCTGCCGTGGCTCGTCGGGACGGTCGTGGACGCGCTGCCCGTGCCCGGCGAGCTCGCTCAGCGCCTCGACGGCAACCTCGCGCTGCTCGTGTTCGGGCTCCTGCTCGTCGTGCTCATGGCCGCGGCGCCCACCGGTCTCGCCGGCGCGTGGGACGCCGCGCGCGCCCGCCGCAGGGCCGCCCGCGCCGCCGCCACGGCACCCCGCGGGACGACGGCCCCGGCCGCCCCCGCCGCCCCAGCCCCCGGCAGCGCCGCACCGCCCCGCGCGGACGTCACCGCCGGGTCCCCCCTGTCCGGAACCGAAAGCGAGGGATGA
- a CDS encoding acyl-CoA dehydrogenase family protein, producing MDFAPDERTREVTARARAFLDDHVLPAEPVLAAQVAATPDEWGARPVVHELRALARERGLWNLFLTGPHGGGLTTLQYAPVAELSGRSPRLAPVAMNCAAPDTGNMELLAHVGTPEQQRRWLAPLLRADIRSAFCMTEPDVASSDATTIRTRIRRDGADWVVSGRKWWSTGAMDPAAELLVVLGMTDPDAPRHRRHGMVLVPRDAPGVRVVRPLTVLGYDDRDHGGHAEVELDDVRVPADALLGGPGDGFAIAQARLGPGRVHHCMRALGMAERALDLVRDRANARVTSAGPLAERGVVREWVARARVDVEALRLLVLKTAWLMDTVGNRAAMTEIQAIKVAVPSAVQRILDRAIQVFGAAGLSADQPLAEMFAAARALRLADGPDEVHLAALGRAELRPRSTTDPHHPTAPREPR from the coding sequence GTGGACTTCGCCCCCGACGAGCGCACCCGCGAGGTCACCGCACGCGCCCGGGCGTTCCTCGACGACCACGTGCTGCCCGCCGAGCCCGTCCTCGCGGCACAGGTCGCGGCGACTCCCGACGAGTGGGGCGCGCGCCCGGTCGTGCACGAGCTGCGGGCGCTCGCCCGCGAGCGCGGCCTGTGGAACCTGTTCCTGACGGGCCCGCACGGCGGCGGCCTGACGACGCTGCAGTACGCGCCCGTCGCCGAGCTCTCCGGACGCAGCCCGCGCCTCGCGCCCGTCGCGATGAACTGCGCCGCACCGGACACGGGCAACATGGAGCTGCTCGCCCACGTCGGGACGCCCGAGCAGCAGCGGCGGTGGCTCGCCCCGCTGCTGCGCGCCGACATCCGCTCCGCGTTCTGCATGACCGAGCCGGACGTCGCGTCCTCGGACGCCACGACGATCCGCACACGCATCCGCCGCGACGGCGCGGACTGGGTCGTCAGCGGGCGCAAGTGGTGGTCGACCGGCGCGATGGACCCCGCCGCCGAGCTGCTCGTCGTCCTGGGGATGACCGACCCCGACGCGCCGCGGCACCGGCGGCACGGCATGGTGCTCGTCCCGCGGGACGCGCCGGGCGTGCGCGTCGTGCGGCCGCTCACCGTCCTCGGCTACGACGACCGGGACCACGGCGGCCACGCGGAGGTCGAGCTCGACGACGTGCGCGTGCCCGCCGACGCACTGCTCGGCGGGCCCGGTGACGGGTTCGCGATCGCGCAGGCGCGGCTCGGCCCGGGGCGCGTCCACCACTGCATGCGGGCCCTCGGCATGGCGGAGCGCGCGCTCGACCTGGTGCGCGACCGCGCGAACGCGCGGGTGACCTCCGCGGGGCCGCTCGCCGAGCGCGGCGTCGTGCGCGAGTGGGTCGCGCGGGCGCGCGTGGACGTCGAGGCGCTGCGGCTGCTCGTGCTCAAGACCGCGTGGCTCATGGACACCGTCGGCAACCGCGCAGCCATGACGGAGATCCAGGCGATCAAGGTCGCGGTGCCGTCCGCGGTGCAGCGCATCCTCGACCGCGCCATCCAGGTGTTCGGCGCCGCGGGGCTGTCCGCCGACCAGCCGCTCGCCGAGATGTTCGCCGCGGCGCGAGCGCTGCGGCTCGCCGACGGGCCCGACGAGGTGCACCTCGCGGCTCTCGGCCGCGCCGAGCTGCGGCCCCGCAGCACCACCGACCCGCACCACCCGACCGCACCCAGGGAGCCACGATGA
- a CDS encoding ABC transporter ATP-binding protein, whose amino-acid sequence MTAGLALHGVTAGYGGAPVLHDVTLDVPPGTLVALVGANGAGKTTLLRAASGLLPLRAGGVRLDGADLASVAVEDRARRGIAHVPEGRGVVVELSTDENLLLGALWAHRSAAARRAAVEDVYALLPSLDRRRSALGHQLSGGERQMLALGRALVARPRVLLLDEPSLGLAPQVVAQIMGLLRARCDDGLAVLLAEQNVAAALSVADRGVVLDLGRVVAARPAPDLAHDEALRHAYLGF is encoded by the coding sequence ATGACGGCCGGGCTCGCCCTGCACGGCGTCACCGCCGGGTACGGCGGGGCGCCCGTCCTGCACGACGTCACGCTCGACGTCCCGCCCGGGACCCTCGTCGCGCTCGTCGGGGCCAACGGCGCGGGCAAGACGACGCTGCTGCGTGCCGCGTCGGGGCTCCTGCCCCTGCGCGCCGGCGGCGTGCGGCTCGACGGCGCCGACCTCGCGTCGGTCGCGGTCGAGGACCGGGCCCGCCGGGGGATCGCCCACGTGCCCGAGGGGCGCGGCGTGGTCGTCGAGCTCAGCACCGACGAGAACCTGCTGCTCGGTGCGCTGTGGGCGCACCGCAGCGCCGCCGCCCGGCGCGCGGCCGTCGAGGACGTGTACGCGCTGCTGCCGTCGCTCGACCGGCGCCGGTCGGCACTCGGCCACCAGCTCTCGGGCGGCGAGCGCCAGATGCTCGCGCTCGGACGCGCGCTCGTCGCCCGACCGCGGGTGCTGCTGCTAGACGAGCCGTCGCTCGGGCTCGCCCCGCAGGTCGTCGCGCAGATCATGGGCCTGCTGCGCGCGCGGTGCGACGACGGGCTCGCGGTGCTGCTCGCGGAGCAGAACGTCGCCGCGGCCCTGTCCGTCGCCGACCGCGGCGTCGTCCTCGACCTCGGGCGCGTCGTCGCGGCCCGACCCGCCCCGGACCTCGCGCACGACGAGGCCCTCCGCCACGCCTACCTGGGGTTCTGA
- a CDS encoding long-chain-fatty-acid--CoA ligase → MTTTDPALHGEGYGTMSVAAILAETARRHPDRTAFHIGDRTVAYGPLWQQTLAYAGALRERGVGPGDRVAVHVPNVPDFARVYYAVLSLGAVVVPVHLLFKSGEIEFVLRDSGSRLLVAAAPLLGESLPAAAAAGVPTVTVLVPDGVDVPAPRLEDEAAAATPLRTYASVNPLHPATILYTSGTTGRPKGAVSSHLALVEQVHVTLIDTCDIRADDVIFGGLPFFHTFGQSSVLNTAFRRGASVVLLPRFDPDEALAAMTRHGATIFTAVPTMYVGLVQAATRTADRPPLRFAVSGGAALPVALLEAFEATFGAPVHEGYGLTETAPTVSFNYVGERPRPGTVGRPLWGVDVEIADPWVTDRVDLLGPGELGEVVVRGHNLFKGYLGNPEASAAAVVDGWFRTGDLGTKDEDDVVTIVDRTKDMIVRSGYNVYPSEVEGTLVRHPAVAQAAVFGVPDPVRGQEVHAAVVLEPGAHATADELVGYVRDRIAAYKYPRVVHVRDALPMGGSGKILKRELVAEYAPAPAPSA, encoded by the coding sequence ATGACCACCACGGACCCGGCCCTCCACGGCGAGGGCTACGGCACCATGTCGGTCGCGGCGATCCTCGCCGAGACCGCGCGCCGCCACCCCGACCGCACCGCGTTCCACATCGGTGACCGCACCGTCGCCTACGGGCCCCTGTGGCAGCAGACGCTCGCGTACGCGGGCGCCCTGCGCGAGCGCGGGGTCGGACCCGGCGACCGGGTCGCGGTGCACGTGCCGAACGTGCCCGACTTCGCGCGCGTCTACTACGCGGTGCTGTCGCTCGGCGCGGTCGTGGTGCCCGTGCACCTGCTGTTCAAGTCCGGCGAGATCGAGTTCGTCCTGCGGGACAGCGGGTCCCGGCTGCTGGTCGCCGCCGCACCGCTGCTGGGCGAGTCGCTCCCGGCGGCCGCGGCGGCCGGTGTCCCCACCGTGACCGTCCTCGTCCCGGACGGCGTCGACGTGCCCGCGCCGCGACTGGAGGACGAGGCCGCGGCCGCGACCCCGCTGCGGACGTACGCGTCGGTCAACCCGCTGCACCCCGCGACGATCCTCTACACGAGCGGCACGACGGGCCGGCCGAAGGGCGCGGTGTCGAGCCACCTCGCGCTGGTCGAGCAGGTGCACGTGACCCTCATCGACACGTGCGACATCCGTGCCGACGACGTGATCTTCGGCGGCCTGCCGTTCTTCCACACGTTCGGGCAGTCGTCGGTGCTCAACACGGCGTTCCGCCGGGGCGCCTCCGTCGTGCTGCTCCCCCGGTTCGACCCCGACGAGGCGCTCGCCGCGATGACCCGGCACGGCGCCACGATCTTCACCGCGGTCCCGACGATGTACGTCGGCCTGGTGCAGGCGGCCACGCGCACCGCGGACCGCCCGCCGCTGCGGTTCGCGGTCTCGGGCGGTGCGGCCCTGCCCGTCGCGCTGCTGGAGGCGTTCGAGGCGACGTTCGGCGCGCCCGTGCACGAGGGGTACGGCCTGACGGAGACCGCGCCGACGGTGTCCTTCAACTACGTGGGCGAGCGGCCGCGCCCGGGCACCGTGGGCCGGCCGCTGTGGGGAGTCGACGTCGAGATCGCCGACCCGTGGGTCACCGACCGCGTCGACCTGCTCGGCCCCGGTGAGCTGGGCGAGGTCGTGGTCCGCGGCCACAACCTGTTCAAGGGCTACCTCGGCAACCCCGAGGCGTCGGCCGCCGCGGTCGTCGACGGGTGGTTCCGCACCGGGGACCTCGGCACCAAGGACGAGGACGACGTCGTGACGATCGTCGACCGGACCAAGGACATGATCGTGCGCAGCGGCTACAACGTGTACCCCAGCGAGGTCGAGGGCACCCTCGTGCGGCACCCCGCGGTCGCGCAGGCGGCGGTGTTCGGGGTGCCCGACCCCGTGCGCGGGCAGGAGGTGCACGCGGCCGTCGTCCTCGAGCCCGGCGCGCACGCGACGGCCGACGAGCTCGTCGGGTACGTCCGGGACCGGATCGCCGCCTACAAGTACCCGCGCGTGGTGCACGTGCGGGACGCCCTGCCCATGGGGGGCAGCGGCAAGATCCTCAAGCGCGAGCTCGTCGCGGAGTACGCGCCCGCACCGGCACCGTCGGCCTGA
- a CDS encoding ABC transporter substrate-binding protein: MSLLRTHPRTIAVASAGALAVTLAGCSTPEASPGVTDDTVTVGTHTPLTGPAAAGYSSISKAVSAYFAYLNDQGGVHGRTIEYVVKDDGYNPATTQTVVRELVQEDQVFAVLNGLGTPTHASVLDYLNENEVPDLFVASGALLWDDPEEHPWTFAFNVDYTTEGKALARYAQDEGGDAAVFCVLAQDDDYGEDFVAGLEAVLGADALAVSETYAVSDQDVTAQVGAMQAAGCTHNFLATVNGFTARAVGTAAQMRYAAQWLASSSGGDYPTLAGYLGEEVAAAVLEGFVSANYLPFSPDSDWVELFRRVNDEYNAGEPFTGNTVYGMSVAYTFAQALAAAGEEPTREALVEALESGDVTGNGIMPLAYSADSHRSFAGVGITVVADGVQDYVGTAYTTDTGDGDVEPYVGEAPAPENEGVPAT, encoded by the coding sequence ATGTCGCTGCTCCGCACGCACCCACGCACCATCGCCGTCGCGAGCGCCGGTGCGCTCGCGGTGACGCTCGCGGGGTGCAGCACCCCCGAGGCCAGCCCCGGCGTCACCGACGACACCGTGACGGTCGGCACGCACACGCCCCTGACCGGCCCGGCCGCCGCCGGGTACTCCTCGATCTCGAAGGCCGTCTCCGCGTACTTCGCCTACCTCAACGACCAGGGCGGCGTGCACGGCCGGACCATCGAGTACGTCGTGAAGGACGACGGCTACAACCCCGCGACGACGCAGACCGTCGTGCGCGAGCTCGTGCAGGAGGACCAGGTCTTCGCGGTGCTCAACGGGCTCGGCACGCCCACGCACGCGTCGGTGCTCGACTACCTCAACGAGAACGAGGTGCCGGACCTGTTCGTGGCGTCGGGGGCGCTGCTGTGGGACGACCCCGAGGAGCACCCGTGGACGTTCGCGTTCAACGTGGACTACACGACCGAGGGGAAGGCGCTCGCGCGGTACGCCCAGGACGAGGGCGGGGACGCGGCCGTGTTCTGCGTGCTCGCGCAGGACGACGACTACGGCGAGGACTTCGTCGCCGGGCTCGAGGCGGTGCTGGGCGCCGACGCGCTCGCCGTGAGCGAGACGTACGCGGTGTCGGACCAGGACGTGACCGCGCAGGTCGGCGCGATGCAGGCCGCGGGGTGCACGCACAACTTCCTCGCGACGGTGAACGGGTTCACGGCACGCGCCGTCGGGACCGCCGCGCAGATGCGGTACGCCGCGCAGTGGCTCGCGTCGTCGTCGGGCGGGGACTACCCGACGCTCGCGGGGTACCTCGGCGAGGAAGTCGCGGCGGCCGTGCTCGAGGGGTTCGTCTCCGCGAACTACCTGCCGTTCAGCCCCGACAGCGACTGGGTCGAGCTGTTCCGGCGGGTCAACGACGAGTACAACGCCGGCGAGCCGTTCACGGGCAACACCGTGTACGGGATGTCCGTCGCGTACACCTTCGCGCAGGCGCTCGCCGCGGCGGGCGAGGAGCCGACGCGCGAGGCGCTCGTCGAGGCGCTGGAGAGCGGCGACGTGACCGGCAACGGGATCATGCCGCTCGCGTACTCCGCGGACAGCCACCGGTCGTTCGCCGGGGTCGGCATCACGGTCGTGGCCGACGGCGTGCAGGACTACGTCGGCACGGCGTACACGACCGACACCGGCGACGGGGACGTCGAGCCGTACGTCGGCGAGGCTCCCGCGCCGGAGAACGAGGGCGTGCCGGCCACCTGA
- a CDS encoding ABC transporter ATP-binding protein: protein MSRATTAPTARADTGLAVRGLTVRFGGLTAVEDVDLHVDDGEVVALIGPNGAGKTTVFNAVCGLVRPARGTVTLDGRPLGPTAGLTRRGVARTLQGLGVFPGLTVLENVVVGVPAGEPRAHERARKELDVLGLGEHAARPVGALPYAERARVALARALVARPRLLLLDEPAGGLGHDDIAALGRVVRDVAARGTAVLLVEHHVDFVMGVSDRVVVLDFGHVIAVGAPQDVQRDPRVEEAYLGVAAAGGAR from the coding sequence GTGAGCCGAGCCACGACCGCGCCGACGGCGCGGGCCGACACGGGCCTCGCCGTGCGCGGCCTCACCGTCCGCTTCGGCGGCCTGACGGCCGTCGAGGACGTCGACCTCCACGTCGACGACGGCGAGGTGGTCGCGCTCATCGGTCCCAACGGCGCGGGCAAGACCACCGTGTTCAACGCGGTCTGCGGGCTCGTCCGCCCGGCGCGCGGCACGGTCACGCTCGACGGGCGACCGCTCGGCCCCACGGCAGGCCTCACCCGCCGTGGCGTCGCCCGCACGCTGCAAGGACTGGGCGTGTTCCCCGGGCTGACCGTCCTCGAGAACGTCGTCGTGGGCGTCCCCGCCGGGGAGCCCCGGGCGCACGAGCGTGCGCGCAAGGAGCTCGACGTCCTCGGCCTCGGGGAGCACGCGGCACGGCCGGTCGGGGCGCTGCCGTACGCCGAGCGCGCCCGGGTCGCGCTCGCCCGCGCGCTCGTCGCCCGGCCCCGGCTGCTGCTGCTCGACGAGCCCGCAGGCGGGCTCGGCCACGACGACATCGCCGCGTTGGGCCGGGTCGTGCGGGACGTCGCCGCGCGCGGCACCGCGGTGCTGCTCGTCGAGCACCACGTCGACTTCGTCATGGGCGTGAGCGACCGGGTGGTCGTGCTCGACTTCGGCCACGTCATCGCGGTCGGTGCCCCGCAGGACGTGCAGCGGGACCCCCGCGTCGAGGAGGCCTACCTCGGCGTGGCGGCGGCCGGAGGCGCGCGATGA
- a CDS encoding ABC transporter permease subunit, producing MDRFVFLVGTGVARGTVLALFALSLVLIWRAARIVNFAAGAMAVVAAYVAVAVATATGGWWWGALAGVVAGGVLGGVVERGVMRYATTPLGGVILAIGLVMVLQSVLGILAGPQYVPVAPPVSDAPWSVAGVPLGSPYDLLVVVVALGLMLGLRLLFTRTTLGLQLRASAFAPEVSRLLGVRVARMRTVAWALASAVAALAALLLLPTELGLNPHATDVLFVLAFTVAVVGGLDSPGGALVAGLGVGVLMSLVTGYVGAGATPVAVLAMLVLVLLVRPQGLVAGVEARSA from the coding sequence GTGGACCGCTTCGTCTTCCTCGTGGGCACCGGTGTCGCCCGCGGCACCGTCCTGGCCCTGTTCGCGCTGTCGCTCGTGCTCATCTGGCGGGCCGCGCGGATCGTCAACTTCGCAGCGGGCGCGATGGCGGTGGTCGCCGCCTACGTGGCCGTCGCCGTCGCCACGGCGACGGGCGGCTGGTGGTGGGGTGCGCTCGCGGGCGTCGTCGCCGGTGGGGTGCTCGGCGGCGTCGTCGAGCGGGGTGTGATGCGGTACGCCACGACCCCGCTGGGCGGCGTGATCCTCGCGATCGGGCTCGTCATGGTGCTGCAGTCCGTGCTGGGGATCCTCGCCGGGCCGCAGTACGTGCCCGTGGCGCCGCCCGTGAGCGACGCGCCGTGGTCGGTCGCCGGCGTGCCGCTCGGGTCGCCGTACGACCTGCTCGTCGTCGTCGTCGCGCTCGGCCTCATGCTGGGGCTGCGGCTCCTGTTCACCCGGACGACGCTCGGGCTGCAGCTGCGCGCGTCGGCGTTCGCGCCCGAGGTGTCCCGGCTGCTCGGCGTGCGGGTCGCCCGCATGCGCACCGTCGCGTGGGCGCTCGCGTCGGCGGTCGCGGCGCTCGCCGCGCTGCTCCTGCTGCCCACCGAGCTCGGGCTCAACCCGCACGCGACCGACGTGCTGTTCGTCCTCGCGTTCACCGTCGCCGTCGTCGGCGGGCTCGACTCGCCGGGCGGGGCGCTCGTCGCGGGACTCGGGGTAGGGGTGCTCATGAGCCTCGTCACGGGGTACGTCGGTGCCGGGGCGACTCCCGTCGCGGTGCTCGCGATGCTCGTCCTCGTGCTCCTCGTGCGTCCGCAGGGGCTCGTCGCCGGGGTGGAGGCGAGGAGCGCATGA